A stretch of the Zeugodacus cucurbitae isolate PBARC_wt_2022May chromosome 6, idZeuCucr1.2, whole genome shotgun sequence genome encodes the following:
- the LOC105212569 gene encoding phosphatidate phosphatase LPIN3 isoform X2 gives MNSLVKVFSNFREFYNEINGATLTGAIDVIVVEQPDGEFQCSPFHVRFGKLGVLRSREKVVDIEINGEPVDIHMKLGDSGEAFFVEECPEEDAEALPENMATSPIPSSYFPNKYDNDTLMDDTLESKTIIASDDILPLPLPRRNSIDFSKETEKEDQVPKFENQVSDFSHRRHTDNTLERRNLSEKLQEYTTQKLRQEWAEHEEIFQFDVVERDKEWINSTQTENKTQQKSNATDVATTPAISVQPVDKVELPAKDNNNANNTTANNNTTTTTEALSNNTSPKDESKGGKKKRRKKSQMKKKNAQRKSSSSSSIGSTTPLEGANGNNTNADEGDGISISNNTNSSSNEEIATAKSNNDQQSAPLVSASAGDESPISETCQTSPITPSTRIPDLDIHFFSDTEATPSGGASGCVGRGSGRPSTPIQSDSELEISLREKDVDTELMSSTASWKWGQLPTPDVSENVDGSGDQSAQTQAQRNSMLSNMFNFMKKTNKMRKQATDGGVYLSDLDAEGMDPEMAALYFPQPRLSKPTNNANADAGTATNAQLQTGDDDRESGNGTSLPHSPSSMEGQKSVDSDYDDGKPQDAKYLDFVAMSLCGVGDKGEPSDEEFDQHMIKYSDVCENPSLFSSPNLVVRLNGKYYTWAAACPIVMTIITFQKPLTNDAIEQLMSNAKPDESVNKSEPDGATVGAGAQSKRSWWNWRRSQVGAVPNSTKIAKADDKVDERDANDQAAVATQTTRPNSPDISENTLSKTDSTLNAENTSAQVENLEDLSQASSKAEATSSNGNKNERYKKSLRLSSEAIKQLNLKDGMNEIEFSVTTAYQGTTRCKCYLFRWKHNDKVVISDIDGTITKSDVLGHILPMVGKDWAQLGVAQLFSKIEQNGYKLLYLSARAIGQSRATREYLRSIRQGDVKLPDGPLLLNPTSLISAFHREVIERKPEQFKIACLSDIRELFPDKDPFYAGYGNRINDVWAYRAVGIPIMRIFTINTKGELKHELTQTFQSSYCSMTYIVDQLFPPIRDDEGAVEYSNFNYWRDPIPELDLVLEQSSTEANNTSNNGEVNAMLQKGLATIPEN, from the exons ATGAATAGTCTGGTAAAGGTATTCAGTAACTTCAGAGAGTTCTACAATGAAATCAATGGTGCTACACTGACCGGTGCCATCGATGTGATTGTGGTGGAACAGCCGGATGGTGAATTTCAATGTTCACCCTTTCATGTGCGCTTCGGTAAATTGGGTGTGTTGCGGAGTCGCGAGAAAGTG GTTGATATCGAGATCAATGGTGAGCCCGTTGACATACACATGAAGCTGGGCGACTCCGGTGAGGCATTCTTCGTGGAGGAGTGCCCCGAAGAGGATGCTGAAGCGCTACCGGAGAATATGGCAACCTCACCCATACCGAGCAGCTACTTCCCCAATAAATATGACAATGATACATTAATGGATGACACACTCGAGAGCAAAACAAT AATTGCTAGCGATGACATACTGCCGCTGCCATTGCCGCGTCGTAATTCCATTGACTTTTCAAAAGAGACCGAAAAGGAAGATCAAGTGCCGAAATTTGAGAATCAAGTCTCAGATTTTAGTCACAGAAG ACACACCGACAATACTTTGGAGCGCCGTAACCTCAGTGAAAAACTGCAAGAGTACACTACGCAGAAGCTGCGTCAAGAGTGGGCTGAGCACGAGGAAATATTTCAGTTCGATGTCGTTGAGCGAGATAAG GAATGGATTAACAGCACACAAACTGAGAACAAAACTCAGCAGAAATCCAACGCAACAGATGTCGCAACCACTCCGGCTATCTCGGTACAGCCAGTTGACAAAGTTGAGCTTCCTgcgaaagataataataatgcaAACAATACAACagctaacaacaacacaactacaacaaccgaGGCGCTCAGCAACAATACTAGTCCAAAGGACGAATCCAAGGGTGGCAAGAAGAAGCGCCGCAAGAAGTCACAAATGAAGAAAAAGAATGCACAACGTAAGTCATCGTCGAGCAGTTCAATTGGCAGCACCACACCCCTAGAGGGCGCCAATGGTAATAACACGAATGCCGATGAAGGTGACGGCATTTCCATTTCGAATAATACCAACTCATCGTCGAATGAGGAGATTGCCACAGCAAAATCCAATAACGATCAACAGTCGGCGCCGCTAGTCTCCGCATCGGCTGGCGATGAGAGTCCCATCAGTGAAACATGCCAAACATCACCGATTACGCCCAGCACGCGTATACCAGATTTAGATATACATTTCTTCAGTGATACCGAGGCAACACCGTCGGGTGGTGCTAGCGGTTGTGTTGGACGTGGTTCGGGACGCCCCTCTACGCCCATACAGAGTGATAGTGAGTTGGAGATTTCACTGCGCGAGAAGGATGTCGATACTGAGTTGATGTCGAGTACAGCCTCATGGAAGTGGGGTCAATTGCCTACACCCGATGTTAGCGAGAATGTGGACGGTAGCGGCGATCAGTCAGCGCAAACGCAGGCACAACGCAACTCAATGTTGAGTAACATGTTCAATTTcatgaagaaaacaaataagaTGCGTAAGCAGGCCACAGATGGTGGTGTGTACTTGTCCGATTTGGATGCGGAGGGTATGGATCCGGAAATGGCAGCGTTGTATTTCCCACAACCACGTCTCTCGAAGCCGACCAACAATGCCAACGCCGATGCTGGCACAGCCACCAATGCGCAGCTGCAAACCGGCGATGATGATCGCGAGAGCGGCAATGGCACCAGTTTGCCGCATTCACCCAGTTCGATGGAAGGTCAGAAGAGCGTAGACTCGGATTACGATGATGGCAAGCCACAGGATGCAAA ATATCTGGACTTTGTGGCGATGTCTTTATGTGGTGTTGGTGACAAAGGCGAGCCATCAGATGAGGAGTTCGATCAACATATGATTAAGTATTCTGAT GTTTGCGAAAATCCCAGTTTGTTCTCATCGCCAAATCTAGTTGTACGCCTGAATGGCAAATACTACACGTGGGCAGCTGCATGTCCAATTGTCATGACCATAATAACATTCCAGAAACCACTGACTAAC GACGCTATTGAACAGCTGATGAGCAATGCTAAACCCGATGAATCGGTGAACAAGAGCGAACCTGATGGTGCCACAGTTGGTGCAGGCGCACAATCGAAACGTTCCTGGTGGAATTGGAGGCGTTCACAGGTTGGCGCCGTGCCGAATTCCACTAAGATTGCCAAAGCGGATGATAAGGTGGATGAGCGAG ATGCCAACGATCAAGCTGCTGTGGCCACACAAACCACACGTCCCAACTCACCAGATATTAGTGAGAATACACTAAGCAAAACCGACTCGACGCTCAATGCTGAAAACACCTCAGCACAAGTTGAAAATCTCGAGGACTTATCGCAAGCATCCTCGAAGGCTGAAGCAACCAGCAGTAACGGCAACAAGAATGAACGTTACAAGAAGAGCTTGCGCCTCAGTTCGGAGGCAATT AAACAACTCAACTTGAAGGATGGCATGAATGAAATTGAATTCAGTGTCACAACCGCCTATCAGGGCACCACACGCTGCAAATGCTATCTCTTCCGTTGGAAGCACAATGACAAGGTGGTCATTTCCGATATTGATGGCACGATCACCAAATCGGATGTGCTCGGTCATATTTTGCCAATGGTCGGCAAAGATTGGGCACAATTGGGTGTGGCacaattgttttcgaaaatcgaaCAAAATGGCTATAAGCTATTATATTTATCTGCACGTGCCATTGGACAATCACGTGCCACACGTGAATACTTACGTTCCATACGTCAGGGTGATGTTAAATTACCGGATGGGCCATTGCTGCTCAATCCCACATCGCTTATATCGGCATTCCATCGTGAGGTGATCGAACGCAAGCCGGAACAATTTAAAATCGCTTGCCTCTCCGACATACGTGAGCTCTTCCCCGACAAGGATCCCTTCTATGCCGGCTATGGCAATCGCATCAAT GATGTATGGGCCTATCGCGCTGTTGGCATACCAATTATGCGTATTTTCACCATCAACACCAAGGGCGAATTGAAGCATGAGCTTACACAAACATTCCAGTCATC GTACTGCAGCATGACATACATTGTGGATCAACTATTTCCACCCATACGCGATGATGAGGGCGCTGTTGAATATTCCAACTTCAATTATTGGCGTGATCCTATACCGGAATTGGATTTAGTTTTGGAACAAAGTAGCACGGAAGCCAACAACACCAGTAACAATGGTGAAGTAAATGCAATGCTGCAAAAGGGTTTAGCAACCATTccagaaaattaa
- the LOC105212569 gene encoding phosphatidate phosphatase LPIN2 isoform X1 has product MNSLVKVFSNFREFYNEINGATLTGAIDVIVVEQPDGEFQCSPFHVRFGKLGVLRSREKVVDIEINGEPVDIHMKLGDSGEAFFVEECPEEDAEALPENMATSPIPSSYFPNKYDNDTLMDDTLESKTIIASDDILPLPLPRRNSIDFSKETEKEDQVPKFENQVSDFSHRRHTDNTLERRNLSEKLQEYTTQKLRQEWAEHEEIFQFDVVERDKEWINSTQTENKTQQKSNATDVATTPAISVQPVDKVELPAKDNNNANNTTANNNTTTTTEALSNNTSPKDESKGGKKKRRKKSQMKKKNAQRKSSSSSSIGSTTPLEGANGNNTNADEGDGISISNNTNSSSNEEIATAKSNNDQQSAPLVSASAGDESPISETCQTSPITPSTRIPDLDIHFFSDTEATPSGGASGCVGRGSGRPSTPIQSDSELEISLREKDVDTELMSSTASWKWGQLPTPDVSENVDGSGDQSAQTQAQRNSMLSNMFNFMKKTNKMRKQATDGGVYLSDLDAEGMDPEMAALYFPQPRLSKPTNNANADAGTATNAQLQTGDDDRESGNGTSLPHSPSSMEGQKSVDSDYDDGKPQDAKYLDFVAMSLCGVGDKGEPSDEEFDQHMIKYSDVCENPSLFSSPNLVVRLNGKYYTWAAACPIVMTIITFQKPLTNDAIEQLMSNAKPDESVNKSEPDGATVGAGAQSKRSWWNWRRSQVGAVPNSTKIAKADDKVDERDANDQAAVATQTTRPNSPDISENTLSKTDSTLNAENTSAQVENLEDLSQASSKAEATSSNGNKNERYKKSLRLSSEAIKQLNLKDGMNEIEFSVTTAYQGTTRCKCYLFRWKHNDKVVISDIDGTITKSDVLGHILPMVGKDWAQLGVAQLFSKIEQNGYKLLYLSARAIGQSRATREYLRSIRQGDVKLPDGPLLLNPTSLISAFHREVIERKPEQFKIACLSDIRELFPDKDPFYAGYGNRINDVWAYRAVGIPIMRIFTINTKGELKHELTQTFQSSGYINQSLEVDEYFPLLDVNVYEYRTDTFDDDEEEEDELKFSESDDGIELDADDVYNDDYNEKADAAEHDLLMRLDNGKITHTERIFAQARNSVVTAGFSAVGTSH; this is encoded by the exons ATGAATAGTCTGGTAAAGGTATTCAGTAACTTCAGAGAGTTCTACAATGAAATCAATGGTGCTACACTGACCGGTGCCATCGATGTGATTGTGGTGGAACAGCCGGATGGTGAATTTCAATGTTCACCCTTTCATGTGCGCTTCGGTAAATTGGGTGTGTTGCGGAGTCGCGAGAAAGTG GTTGATATCGAGATCAATGGTGAGCCCGTTGACATACACATGAAGCTGGGCGACTCCGGTGAGGCATTCTTCGTGGAGGAGTGCCCCGAAGAGGATGCTGAAGCGCTACCGGAGAATATGGCAACCTCACCCATACCGAGCAGCTACTTCCCCAATAAATATGACAATGATACATTAATGGATGACACACTCGAGAGCAAAACAAT AATTGCTAGCGATGACATACTGCCGCTGCCATTGCCGCGTCGTAATTCCATTGACTTTTCAAAAGAGACCGAAAAGGAAGATCAAGTGCCGAAATTTGAGAATCAAGTCTCAGATTTTAGTCACAGAAG ACACACCGACAATACTTTGGAGCGCCGTAACCTCAGTGAAAAACTGCAAGAGTACACTACGCAGAAGCTGCGTCAAGAGTGGGCTGAGCACGAGGAAATATTTCAGTTCGATGTCGTTGAGCGAGATAAG GAATGGATTAACAGCACACAAACTGAGAACAAAACTCAGCAGAAATCCAACGCAACAGATGTCGCAACCACTCCGGCTATCTCGGTACAGCCAGTTGACAAAGTTGAGCTTCCTgcgaaagataataataatgcaAACAATACAACagctaacaacaacacaactacaacaaccgaGGCGCTCAGCAACAATACTAGTCCAAAGGACGAATCCAAGGGTGGCAAGAAGAAGCGCCGCAAGAAGTCACAAATGAAGAAAAAGAATGCACAACGTAAGTCATCGTCGAGCAGTTCAATTGGCAGCACCACACCCCTAGAGGGCGCCAATGGTAATAACACGAATGCCGATGAAGGTGACGGCATTTCCATTTCGAATAATACCAACTCATCGTCGAATGAGGAGATTGCCACAGCAAAATCCAATAACGATCAACAGTCGGCGCCGCTAGTCTCCGCATCGGCTGGCGATGAGAGTCCCATCAGTGAAACATGCCAAACATCACCGATTACGCCCAGCACGCGTATACCAGATTTAGATATACATTTCTTCAGTGATACCGAGGCAACACCGTCGGGTGGTGCTAGCGGTTGTGTTGGACGTGGTTCGGGACGCCCCTCTACGCCCATACAGAGTGATAGTGAGTTGGAGATTTCACTGCGCGAGAAGGATGTCGATACTGAGTTGATGTCGAGTACAGCCTCATGGAAGTGGGGTCAATTGCCTACACCCGATGTTAGCGAGAATGTGGACGGTAGCGGCGATCAGTCAGCGCAAACGCAGGCACAACGCAACTCAATGTTGAGTAACATGTTCAATTTcatgaagaaaacaaataagaTGCGTAAGCAGGCCACAGATGGTGGTGTGTACTTGTCCGATTTGGATGCGGAGGGTATGGATCCGGAAATGGCAGCGTTGTATTTCCCACAACCACGTCTCTCGAAGCCGACCAACAATGCCAACGCCGATGCTGGCACAGCCACCAATGCGCAGCTGCAAACCGGCGATGATGATCGCGAGAGCGGCAATGGCACCAGTTTGCCGCATTCACCCAGTTCGATGGAAGGTCAGAAGAGCGTAGACTCGGATTACGATGATGGCAAGCCACAGGATGCAAA ATATCTGGACTTTGTGGCGATGTCTTTATGTGGTGTTGGTGACAAAGGCGAGCCATCAGATGAGGAGTTCGATCAACATATGATTAAGTATTCTGAT GTTTGCGAAAATCCCAGTTTGTTCTCATCGCCAAATCTAGTTGTACGCCTGAATGGCAAATACTACACGTGGGCAGCTGCATGTCCAATTGTCATGACCATAATAACATTCCAGAAACCACTGACTAAC GACGCTATTGAACAGCTGATGAGCAATGCTAAACCCGATGAATCGGTGAACAAGAGCGAACCTGATGGTGCCACAGTTGGTGCAGGCGCACAATCGAAACGTTCCTGGTGGAATTGGAGGCGTTCACAGGTTGGCGCCGTGCCGAATTCCACTAAGATTGCCAAAGCGGATGATAAGGTGGATGAGCGAG ATGCCAACGATCAAGCTGCTGTGGCCACACAAACCACACGTCCCAACTCACCAGATATTAGTGAGAATACACTAAGCAAAACCGACTCGACGCTCAATGCTGAAAACACCTCAGCACAAGTTGAAAATCTCGAGGACTTATCGCAAGCATCCTCGAAGGCTGAAGCAACCAGCAGTAACGGCAACAAGAATGAACGTTACAAGAAGAGCTTGCGCCTCAGTTCGGAGGCAATT AAACAACTCAACTTGAAGGATGGCATGAATGAAATTGAATTCAGTGTCACAACCGCCTATCAGGGCACCACACGCTGCAAATGCTATCTCTTCCGTTGGAAGCACAATGACAAGGTGGTCATTTCCGATATTGATGGCACGATCACCAAATCGGATGTGCTCGGTCATATTTTGCCAATGGTCGGCAAAGATTGGGCACAATTGGGTGTGGCacaattgttttcgaaaatcgaaCAAAATGGCTATAAGCTATTATATTTATCTGCACGTGCCATTGGACAATCACGTGCCACACGTGAATACTTACGTTCCATACGTCAGGGTGATGTTAAATTACCGGATGGGCCATTGCTGCTCAATCCCACATCGCTTATATCGGCATTCCATCGTGAGGTGATCGAACGCAAGCCGGAACAATTTAAAATCGCTTGCCTCTCCGACATACGTGAGCTCTTCCCCGACAAGGATCCCTTCTATGCCGGCTATGGCAATCGCATCAAT GATGTATGGGCCTATCGCGCTGTTGGCATACCAATTATGCGTATTTTCACCATCAACACCAAGGGCGAATTGAAGCATGAGCTTACACAAACATTCCAGTCATC cggTTACATCAACCAGTCGCTCGAAGTCGATGAGTACTTCCCGCTATTGGATGTCAACGTCTATGAGTATCGCACCGACACCTTTGACGATGACGAGGAGGAGGAGGACGAATTGAAATTCAGTGAATCGGATGATGGCATTGAACTCGATGCAGATGACGTTTATAACGATGATTACAATGAAAAGGCTGATGCCGCGGAGCATGATCTGCTAATGCGACTAGATAACGGCAAAATAACACATACGGAGCGAATATTTGCGCAGGCGCGCAATAGCGTAGTTACAGCTGGCTTCTCTGCGGTTGGCACAAGTCACTGA
- the LOC105212569 gene encoding phosphatidate phosphatase LPIN2 isoform X3: MNSLVKVFSNFREFYNEINGATLTGAIDVIVVEQPDGEFQCSPFHVRFGKLGVLRSREKVVDIEINGEPVDIHMKLGDSGEAFFVEECPEEDAEALPENMATSPIPSSYFPNKYDNDTLMDDTLESKTIIASDDILPLPLPRRNSIDFSKETEKEDQVPKFENQVSDFSHRRHTDNTLERRNLSEKLQEYTTQKLRQEWAEHEEIFQFDVVERDKEWINSTQTENKTQQKSNATDVATTPAISVQPVDKVELPAKDNNNANNTTANNNTTTTTEALSNNTSPKDESKGGKKKRRKKSQMKKKNAQRKSSSSSSIGSTTPLEGANGNNTNADEGDGISISNNTNSSSNEEIATAKSNNDQQSAPLVSASAGDESPISETCQTSPITPSTRIPDLDIHFFSDTEATPSGGASGCVGRGSGRPSTPIQSDSELEISLREKDVDTELMSSTASWKWGQLPTPDVSENVDGSGDQSAQTQAQRNSMLSNMFNFMKKTNKMRKQATDGGVYLSDLDAEGMDPEMAALYFPQPRLSKPTNNANADAGTATNAQLQTGDDDRESGNGTSLPHSPSSMEGQKSVDSDYDDGKPQDAKYLDFVAMSLCGVGDKGEPSDEEFDQHMIKYSDDAIEQLMSNAKPDESVNKSEPDGATVGAGAQSKRSWWNWRRSQVGAVPNSTKIAKADDKVDERDANDQAAVATQTTRPNSPDISENTLSKTDSTLNAENTSAQVENLEDLSQASSKAEATSSNGNKNERYKKSLRLSSEAIKQLNLKDGMNEIEFSVTTAYQGTTRCKCYLFRWKHNDKVVISDIDGTITKSDVLGHILPMVGKDWAQLGVAQLFSKIEQNGYKLLYLSARAIGQSRATREYLRSIRQGDVKLPDGPLLLNPTSLISAFHREVIERKPEQFKIACLSDIRELFPDKDPFYAGYGNRINDVWAYRAVGIPIMRIFTINTKGELKHELTQTFQSSGYINQSLEVDEYFPLLDVNVYEYRTDTFDDDEEEEDELKFSESDDGIELDADDVYNDDYNEKADAAEHDLLMRLDNGKITHTERIFAQARNSVVTAGFSAVGTSH, translated from the exons ATGAATAGTCTGGTAAAGGTATTCAGTAACTTCAGAGAGTTCTACAATGAAATCAATGGTGCTACACTGACCGGTGCCATCGATGTGATTGTGGTGGAACAGCCGGATGGTGAATTTCAATGTTCACCCTTTCATGTGCGCTTCGGTAAATTGGGTGTGTTGCGGAGTCGCGAGAAAGTG GTTGATATCGAGATCAATGGTGAGCCCGTTGACATACACATGAAGCTGGGCGACTCCGGTGAGGCATTCTTCGTGGAGGAGTGCCCCGAAGAGGATGCTGAAGCGCTACCGGAGAATATGGCAACCTCACCCATACCGAGCAGCTACTTCCCCAATAAATATGACAATGATACATTAATGGATGACACACTCGAGAGCAAAACAAT AATTGCTAGCGATGACATACTGCCGCTGCCATTGCCGCGTCGTAATTCCATTGACTTTTCAAAAGAGACCGAAAAGGAAGATCAAGTGCCGAAATTTGAGAATCAAGTCTCAGATTTTAGTCACAGAAG ACACACCGACAATACTTTGGAGCGCCGTAACCTCAGTGAAAAACTGCAAGAGTACACTACGCAGAAGCTGCGTCAAGAGTGGGCTGAGCACGAGGAAATATTTCAGTTCGATGTCGTTGAGCGAGATAAG GAATGGATTAACAGCACACAAACTGAGAACAAAACTCAGCAGAAATCCAACGCAACAGATGTCGCAACCACTCCGGCTATCTCGGTACAGCCAGTTGACAAAGTTGAGCTTCCTgcgaaagataataataatgcaAACAATACAACagctaacaacaacacaactacaacaaccgaGGCGCTCAGCAACAATACTAGTCCAAAGGACGAATCCAAGGGTGGCAAGAAGAAGCGCCGCAAGAAGTCACAAATGAAGAAAAAGAATGCACAACGTAAGTCATCGTCGAGCAGTTCAATTGGCAGCACCACACCCCTAGAGGGCGCCAATGGTAATAACACGAATGCCGATGAAGGTGACGGCATTTCCATTTCGAATAATACCAACTCATCGTCGAATGAGGAGATTGCCACAGCAAAATCCAATAACGATCAACAGTCGGCGCCGCTAGTCTCCGCATCGGCTGGCGATGAGAGTCCCATCAGTGAAACATGCCAAACATCACCGATTACGCCCAGCACGCGTATACCAGATTTAGATATACATTTCTTCAGTGATACCGAGGCAACACCGTCGGGTGGTGCTAGCGGTTGTGTTGGACGTGGTTCGGGACGCCCCTCTACGCCCATACAGAGTGATAGTGAGTTGGAGATTTCACTGCGCGAGAAGGATGTCGATACTGAGTTGATGTCGAGTACAGCCTCATGGAAGTGGGGTCAATTGCCTACACCCGATGTTAGCGAGAATGTGGACGGTAGCGGCGATCAGTCAGCGCAAACGCAGGCACAACGCAACTCAATGTTGAGTAACATGTTCAATTTcatgaagaaaacaaataagaTGCGTAAGCAGGCCACAGATGGTGGTGTGTACTTGTCCGATTTGGATGCGGAGGGTATGGATCCGGAAATGGCAGCGTTGTATTTCCCACAACCACGTCTCTCGAAGCCGACCAACAATGCCAACGCCGATGCTGGCACAGCCACCAATGCGCAGCTGCAAACCGGCGATGATGATCGCGAGAGCGGCAATGGCACCAGTTTGCCGCATTCACCCAGTTCGATGGAAGGTCAGAAGAGCGTAGACTCGGATTACGATGATGGCAAGCCACAGGATGCAAA ATATCTGGACTTTGTGGCGATGTCTTTATGTGGTGTTGGTGACAAAGGCGAGCCATCAGATGAGGAGTTCGATCAACATATGATTAAGTATTCTGAT GACGCTATTGAACAGCTGATGAGCAATGCTAAACCCGATGAATCGGTGAACAAGAGCGAACCTGATGGTGCCACAGTTGGTGCAGGCGCACAATCGAAACGTTCCTGGTGGAATTGGAGGCGTTCACAGGTTGGCGCCGTGCCGAATTCCACTAAGATTGCCAAAGCGGATGATAAGGTGGATGAGCGAG ATGCCAACGATCAAGCTGCTGTGGCCACACAAACCACACGTCCCAACTCACCAGATATTAGTGAGAATACACTAAGCAAAACCGACTCGACGCTCAATGCTGAAAACACCTCAGCACAAGTTGAAAATCTCGAGGACTTATCGCAAGCATCCTCGAAGGCTGAAGCAACCAGCAGTAACGGCAACAAGAATGAACGTTACAAGAAGAGCTTGCGCCTCAGTTCGGAGGCAATT AAACAACTCAACTTGAAGGATGGCATGAATGAAATTGAATTCAGTGTCACAACCGCCTATCAGGGCACCACACGCTGCAAATGCTATCTCTTCCGTTGGAAGCACAATGACAAGGTGGTCATTTCCGATATTGATGGCACGATCACCAAATCGGATGTGCTCGGTCATATTTTGCCAATGGTCGGCAAAGATTGGGCACAATTGGGTGTGGCacaattgttttcgaaaatcgaaCAAAATGGCTATAAGCTATTATATTTATCTGCACGTGCCATTGGACAATCACGTGCCACACGTGAATACTTACGTTCCATACGTCAGGGTGATGTTAAATTACCGGATGGGCCATTGCTGCTCAATCCCACATCGCTTATATCGGCATTCCATCGTGAGGTGATCGAACGCAAGCCGGAACAATTTAAAATCGCTTGCCTCTCCGACATACGTGAGCTCTTCCCCGACAAGGATCCCTTCTATGCCGGCTATGGCAATCGCATCAAT GATGTATGGGCCTATCGCGCTGTTGGCATACCAATTATGCGTATTTTCACCATCAACACCAAGGGCGAATTGAAGCATGAGCTTACACAAACATTCCAGTCATC cggTTACATCAACCAGTCGCTCGAAGTCGATGAGTACTTCCCGCTATTGGATGTCAACGTCTATGAGTATCGCACCGACACCTTTGACGATGACGAGGAGGAGGAGGACGAATTGAAATTCAGTGAATCGGATGATGGCATTGAACTCGATGCAGATGACGTTTATAACGATGATTACAATGAAAAGGCTGATGCCGCGGAGCATGATCTGCTAATGCGACTAGATAACGGCAAAATAACACATACGGAGCGAATATTTGCGCAGGCGCGCAATAGCGTAGTTACAGCTGGCTTCTCTGCGGTTGGCACAAGTCACTGA